In Necator americanus strain Aroian chromosome IV, whole genome shotgun sequence, the following proteins share a genomic window:
- a CDS encoding hypothetical protein (NECATOR_CHRIV.G14957.T1), whose translation MEKLIHDFYSYLFDNLPPHHLSEDGSYRYNGPPLRYPIAEPGQEDVDEEEISDAIFTLNEMNISQCSSYVYQGREINMMNNLTSELGRRKRVAWGAYKSIEDAMKMTKNIRLQAHLFNTTVLFALTYASENWTCRKQEENAISVIERAIERVVLIVSGSTPVKEGIRNSLLRHRSKIRDAANERRWANGSFESLVRRKAIGQHLRALGSNGSIMGARPSKSMNKGSGDTDSLQVLSKQFVDVYWNEDKSRALVRADLDKFKAEHKNQAHVFCYVDEVLPQGS comes from the exons ATGGAAAAGctcattcacgacttctactcatATCTTTTCGATAACCTGCCTCCTCACCACCTGAGCGAGGATGGATCCTATCGTTACAATGGTCCTCCCCTCCGATATCCGATCG CTGAACCTGGACAAGAAGATGTTGATGAGGAAGAGATTTCTGATGCTAtattcacgctcaacgaaaTGAATATTTCTCAATGCTCCAGTTATGTATACCAAGGTCGGGAAATTAACATGATGAACAActtgacctccgagctgggcaggaggaaacgagtggcttggggagcatataagagcatcgaggatgcaATGAAGATGACTAAGAATATCCGGCTCCAGGCTCACcttttcaacaccaccgttcttttTGCTctgacctacgcttcagaaaacTGGACGtgtcgcaagcaggaagaaaatgctatCAGCGTCATAGAGCGCGCAATCGAAAGGGTGGTGCTGATAGTATCCGGCTCTACGCCAGTGAAGGAAGGGATTCGAAATTCCctcctacgtcaccgatcgaagatcagagacgctgccaatgaaa GGCGGTGGGCGAATGGAAGCTTCGAGTCCCTCGTGAGAAGAAAAGCCATTGGGCAACACTTGCGCGCGCTCGGgtcaaatggaagtattatgGGTGCCCGtccgagcaaatcgatgaacaaagGGAGCGGTGATACAG ATTCGCTACAAGTTCTCAGCAAGCAGTTTGTTGACGTGTATTGGAATGAGGATAAAAGCCGAGCTCTCGTAAGGGCTGACCTCGACAAATTCAAAGCGGAACACAAAAAT CAGGCTCACGTTTTCTGCTACGTTGACGAAGTACTACCGCAAGGGtcatga
- a CDS encoding hypothetical protein (NECATOR_CHRIV.G14960.T1), which yields MNSLLFGLTVIGLALCGYPEMPLGKHGKQGPPPPPFLRNVTQTAKKEYFDILKRTNETIRQQKEEIMEWGKKYGVEAKVQEFEINMTKHRAEVKQNVTELLARLPAAYQHLTTIMDNEEQTPIQMRDAIGAFKNQSKVEFSVLTFAAGQFRPRKGGPRRDHERSGVKSLNKGNNSH from the exons ATGAATTCGCTCCTATTCGGGCTCACTGTTATCGGACTTGCACTATGTGGCTATCCTGAGATGCCTCTTGGCAAACATGGAAAACAAGGCCCACCTCCACCGCCTTTTCTTAGGAATGTGACTCAAACAGCCAAAAAAGAATACTTCGACATTCTGAAACGAACTAATGAGACCATTCGTCAGCAGAAGGAAGAAATCATGGAATGGGGGAAGAAATATGGCGTAGAG GCTAAAGTTCAAGAATTTGAGATCAACATGACAAAACACAGAGCTGAAGTGAAACAGAATGTTACTGAGTTGCTTGCTAGACTACCAGCTGCATATCAGCACCTTACCACTATTATGGACAACGAGGAACAGACACCGATTCAAATGCGTGACGCGATAGGAGCGTTCAAGAATCAAAGCAAAGTG GAATTCAGCGTGCTGACATTTGCCGCTGGACAATTTAGGCCCCGAAAAGGCGGTCCACGTAGGGATCATGAACGCTCTGGTGTGAAATCTCTTA ATAAGGGCAACAACTCCCACTGA
- a CDS encoding hypothetical protein (NECATOR_CHRIV.G14959.T1), with protein MDRRFTVSENETLRLPNDFRLPVECKSYILTKEELSKCENRMVCTYENLKALRACGCSLGSIRNFRKEITYTPPINTPFREIRLDEMNVNGYTHQHETTIVLGSSLMFSGAHYIIEQVGDIAFEELKAAIIALEEHMLGSVQVMRITRMNAWITV; from the coding sequence ATGGACAGAAGATTCACTGTTTCCGAAAACGAGACGCTGAGATTACCTAATGATTTTCGCCTTCCTGTGGAGTGCAAATCATATATCCTAACGAAAGAAGAGCTTTCAAAATGCGAAAATCGCATGGTTTGTACCTATGAAAATCTTAAGGCTCTTAGAGCATGCGGGTGCTCACTGGGTTCTATTAGGAACTTCCGTAAGGAGATCACATATACACCTCCCATCAATACTCCTTTCAGAGAAATCAGGTTAGATGAAATGAATGTCAACGGCTACACTCACCAACATGAAACCACTATTGTTCTTGGGTCAAGCCTTATGTTCAGCGGCGCACATTACATCATAGAACAAGTTGGTGATATAGCATTTGAAGAATTAAAGGCTGCTATAATTGCCTTGGAGGAGCACATGTTGGGGTCTGTGCAGGTCATGCGCATAACTCGCATGAATGCCTGGATAACAGTTTAG
- a CDS encoding hypothetical protein (NECATOR_CHRIV.G14963.T1) → MRAELILLALCLSISGRDYGRSYSNGRTFLQNVSAEDRREYKNLLERWDLSANEQIEKALKWGEKLGIKDKVQKYIEKRRKEEDEVRKKFGEIIGSLTSLGKEFLETYWNGDKIRALVRAYIDKFRAEHEQQYEVLNYALQLAKERSKSKEKKEEIK, encoded by the exons ATGCGAGCCGAACTGATACTCCTCGCTCTGTGTCTAAGCATTTCCGGAAGAGATTACGGAAGAAGCTACAGCAACGGACGTACATTTCTCCAAAATGTCTCAGCTGAAGATAGGCGGGAGTACAAAAATCTACTAGAGAGATGGGACCTCTCTGCAAACGAACAAATTGAGAAAGCTCTAAAATGGGGCGAAAAGCTTGGAATTAAG GATAAAGTCCAGAAGTACATCgaaaaacgaaggaaagaggaagacgaagttcgaaaaaaatttggcGAGATTATTGGTTCGTTGACAAGTCTCGGCAAGGAATTCCTTGAAACATACTGGAATGGGGATAAGATCCGAGCCCTCGTTAGAGCCTATATAGACAAATTCAGAGCGGAACACGAACAA CAGTATGAAGTTCTCAACTACGCCTTGCAGTTAGCCAAAGAGCGCagcaaaagtaaagaaaaaaaagaagaaataaaataa
- a CDS encoding hypothetical protein (NECATOR_CHRIV.G14957.T2), translated as MQARTVKDDVMGLTETRRRHPVNAAYGAGEDLFLGTCDSRGVGDVGVLVNATEPGQEDVDEEEISDAIFTLNEMNISQCSSYVYQGREINMMNNLTSELGRRKRVAWGAYKSIEDAMKMTKNIRLQAHLFNTTVLFALTYASENWTCRKQEENAISVIERAIERVVLIVSGSTPVKEGIRNSLLRHRSKIRDAANENSLQVLSKQFVDVYWNEDKSRALVRADLDKFKAEHKNQAHVFCYVDEVLPQGS; from the exons ATGCAAGCTAGAACGGTGAAGGACGACGTGATGGGACTGACCGAGACTAGACGACGCCACCCAGTAAACGCAGCATATGGCGCTGGAGAAGatctgttcttaggaacatgcgatagtagaggagttggtgatGTTGGTGTCCTTGTCAACGCGA CTGAACCTGGACAAGAAGATGTTGATGAGGAAGAGATTTCTGATGCTAtattcacgctcaacgaaaTGAATATTTCTCAATGCTCCAGTTATGTATACCAAGGTCGGGAAATTAACATGATGAACAActtgacctccgagctgggcaggaggaaacgagtggcttggggagcatataagagcatcgaggatgcaATGAAGATGACTAAGAATATCCGGCTCCAGGCTCACcttttcaacaccaccgttcttttTGCTctgacctacgcttcagaaaacTGGACGtgtcgcaagcaggaagaaaatgctatCAGCGTCATAGAGCGCGCAATCGAAAGGGTGGTGCTGATAGTATCCGGCTCTACGCCAGTGAAGGAAGGGATTCGAAATTCCctcctacgtcaccgatcgaagatcagagacgctgccaatgaaa ATTCGCTACAAGTTCTCAGCAAGCAGTTTGTTGACGTGTATTGGAATGAGGATAAAAGCCGAGCTCTCGTAAGGGCTGACCTCGACAAATTCAAAGCGGAACACAAAAAT CAGGCTCACGTTTTCTGCTACGTTGACGAAGTACTACCGCAAGGGtcatga
- a CDS encoding hypothetical protein (NECATOR_CHRIV.G14963.T2), whose translation MRAELILLALCLSISGRDYGRSYSNGRTFLQNVSAEDRREYKNLLERWDLSANEQIEKALKWGEKLGIKDKVQKYIEKRRKEEDEVRKKFGEIIERNTNNSMKFSTTPCS comes from the exons ATGCGAGCCGAACTGATACTCCTCGCTCTGTGTCTAAGCATTTCCGGAAGAGATTACGGAAGAAGCTACAGCAACGGACGTACATTTCTCCAAAATGTCTCAGCTGAAGATAGGCGGGAGTACAAAAATCTACTAGAGAGATGGGACCTCTCTGCAAACGAACAAATTGAGAAAGCTCTAAAATGGGGCGAAAAGCTTGGAATTAAG GATAAAGTCCAGAAGTACATCgaaaaacgaaggaaagaggaagacgaagttcgaaaaaaatttggcGAGATTATTG AGCGGAACACGAACAA CAGTATGAAGTTCTCAACTACGCCTTGCAGTTAG
- a CDS encoding hypothetical protein (NECATOR_CHRIV.G14962.T2) gives MNNRSCLDILRIRNIPAGVTTPCRFVDEIVPTQNFSKMKTLLTVLILIGAVLCGPHGSDEFEGRDGPGGRGGRGRGGPGGRGRPPFRPRPPPPYLRNVTEEARREYFDIVSNMNTTFAKQKEEILAWGEKYGVLTQVEEFNANMTYMKDEMKKNVTELISKLPEALQNFSALMENENQTPIQLHEAIGKLNAEDPKLYNVLKFILHQFMPRHGPRGPGKRGGRGGPWGFGGPGGEGDFGGPEGFRGQQGFGGRGGQRGFGSPGGFGSRGSEGSFEGRDGFGQPNNIEQGQEGFEEYANGIQGTQGGFGEQDNGFRF, from the exons ATGAACAACCGCTCGTGTCTTGACATTTTAAGAATTCGAAACATCCCTGCTGGTGTTACGACTCCATGCCGATTTGTAGACg AAATCGTTCCAACTCAAAACTTCAGCAA AATGAAAACACTCCTTACTGTTCTGATTCTCATTGGAGCTGTACTCTGTGGCCCTCATGGATCGGATGAGTTCGAAGGAAGAGATGGACCAGGAGGGCGTGGAGGTAGAGGTAGAGGAGGTCCTGGAGGAAGAGGTAGACCACCTTTCCGTCCTAGACCTCCACCACCGTACCTTAGAAATGTGACCGAAGAGGCACGCAGAGAATACTTCGATATTGTGTCGAACATGAACACAACTTTCGCGAAACAAAAGGAAGAGATCTTGGCATGGGGAGAGAAATATGGAGTTCTA ACTCAAGTCGAAGAGTTCAACGCGAACATGACTTACATGAAAGAcgagatgaagaaaaatgttaccGAGTTGATTTCTAAGTTGCCGGAAGCTCTCCAAAACTTCTCTGCACTTATGGAGAATGAGAACCAGACTCCTATTCAACTTCACGAAGCCATCGGCAAACTTAACGCTGAGGATCCAAAA TTGTACAATGTTCTGAAGTTCATTTTGCACCAATTCATGCCGAGACATGGACCAAGAGGACCCGGAAAGCGAGGGGGCAGAGGAGGCCCATGGGGATTCGGGGGTCCAGGTGGTGAAGGAGATTTCGGAGGACCAGAAGGATTCAGAGGACAACAAGGATTTGGGGGACGGGGAGGTCAACGGGGTTTCGGAAGTCCAGGAGGATTTGGAAGCCGAGGAAGTGAAGGAAGTTTCGAAGGAAGAGATGGTTTTGGACAGCCAAACAACATTGAACAAGGCCAGGAAGGTTTCGAGGAGTACGCAAATGGAATCCAGGGGACTCAAG GTGGATTTGGTGAGCAAGATAATGGATTCCGGTTCTAA
- a CDS encoding hypothetical protein (NECATOR_CHRIV.G14961.T1), giving the protein MLTVKLPFPKDSVQMIIPQVNFPPVSGANFRIQRRPGLFDALPMHSCGKIHELCNVVDHLVGVAQFRQVVRRPVVKARLAMAGLLSLGKSLFATLAYSLPQYPVHWNLPSQKSNGMATGEKRSDLRDANLRAFLGAAERIKFHVVALQETKCRWSDVRPMNDGRLIIRGEKVPSRNVGSVGFVVHPSVVHLDDSHEILSPRLIILCLRPLRQKPISIIICYSPTSIADESELDAFYEELEKVIRNEKSFYKFVIGHFNANLGKVTEEEHRIGRFGQRERNENGNRLAARLFHGNSLFMKKDHRDLHIEEDPNVDYGILLIGLRACAERASKLRTTNLDRISNTIKELLERRMTLRLGPNASHIERLVANASCRKALQEEFSNYKQKKILEAAQRRTSLRRCRREYNIPLAALLSEDETRSSSRREMEIVTERFYSNLFRSSTPVSSPIIIIGEAPPRIPPSEVRVAIKSMKPGTASGPDFIAADFLRAVAIHFM; this is encoded by the exons ATGCTCACTGTTAAACTGCCATTTCCGAAGGACTCGGTACAAATGATCATCCCACAGGTCAACTTTCCACCCGTGTCGGGAGCGAATTTTAGAATTCAAAGGAGACCAGGTCTTTTCGATGCGTTGCCTATGCACTCCTGTGGCAAGATCCACGAACTCTGCAATGTGGTTGACCATCTTGTTGGTGTTGCCCAGTTTCGTCAG gttgtgcgacgacctgtggtcaAAGCTAGGCTCGCCatggcagggctgcttagtttggggaaaagtctttttgccactctagcatattcactgcctcagtaccctgtaCACTGGAACCTGCCGTCTCAGAAGTCgaacggtatggcgaccggtgagaagCGATCAGATCTCAG aGACGCTAACCTGCGTGCctttctcggagctgcagagcgtatcaaatttcacgtagttgctctgcaggagaccaagtgcagatggagcgacgtacgaccgATGAATGACGGAAGACTcatcattcgtggagagaaggttccgtcgcgaaatgtaggcagtgttggttttgttgttcaCCCGTCCGTCGTCCATCTTgacgattctcacgagatcctgtcacctcgtctgatCATTCTTTGCCTCCgtcctctgcgccaaaaacccatcagtatcatcatctgctactcaccaacatcaatagctgatgaatccgaattggacgcgttttacgaggagctggagaaagtgatccgcaacgagaagtccttctacaaattcgttatCGGACACTTCAACGCAAATCTAGGAAAGGTTACAGAAGAGGAAcacaggatcggaagatttggacaaAGGgaacggaatgaaaatggcaatcgtctcgccgctcgcctctttcatgggaactctcttttcatgaaaaaggatcatc GTGACttgcacatcgaggaggacccaaacgtggactacgggATACTGCTCataggattacgagcctgtgctgagcgtgcctcgaagctgCGCACGACAAatttggatcgaatttcgaacaccatcaaggaattgttggaaagaagaatgaCTTTGAGGCTTggtccgaatgcatcgcacattgagcggttagtagctaacgctagctgcagaaaagcgttgcaggaggagtTCTCGAACTacaagcagaagaagattctggaagcagcacaaagaagaacgagtctaaggAGGTGCCGCAgggaatataatattccgctagcagccttgctgagcgaagacgagACTCGCAgttcttctcgtcgtgagatggagaTCGTTACGGAGAGGTTTTACtcaaaccttttccgttcatcaactcctgtgtcaagcccgatcatcatcattggtgaagctccaccacggattcccccttcggaagtacgagtcgctatcaagagcatgaaacctggcacagcctccggacctgattttattgCAGCAGACTTCCTTCGGGCtgtggccatccacttcatgtaa
- a CDS encoding hypothetical protein (NECATOR_CHRIV.G14958.T1) encodes MYVITPQLESREWRDAALRNFIVREERSLLEVIVFSGILRMSRDEASRLSIKLAIDSGNSMGTLTIVRDALRSIPDVSPALAEACVHGCEFVLWRLKETLGNGSDSVPEPEMIDQSVDSVFILSRVLRILEPATAHSLSLQESVAMMHGYTNIFIQLMNQCMLDDSTSDSFSEKEHSKNEEVVGAEK; translated from the exons ATGTATGTCATAACACCTCAGCTGGAAAGCAGAGAATGGCGAGATGCTGCGCTGAGAAACTTCATTGTTAGAGAGGAGCGTTCTCTACTTGAA GTTATTGTCTTTTCGGGGATACTTAGAATGTCACGTGATGAAGCCAGTCGATTGTCTATCAAACTTGCTATCGATTCGGGTAATTCGATGGGTACCCTTACAATTGTTAG GGATGCACTTCGCTCCATTCCGGACGTGTCACCGGCTCTTGCAGAAGCATGTGTTCATGGGTGCGAGTTTGTGCTCTGGCGCTTGAAAGAAACCCTCGGAAACGGCTCGGATTCAGTCCCAGAACCGGAAATGATCGATCAG TCAGTTGActctgttttcattctttcgcGAGTGCTTCGCATTCTCGAACCAGCCACCGCCCATTCTTTGAGTTTGCAGGAGTCTGTTGCGATG ATGCACGGATACACAAACATATTCATTCAATTGATGAATCAATGTATGCTGGATGACTCCACAAGCGACTCATTCAGTGAAAAGGAGCATTCGAAGAACGAAGAAGTCGTTGGTGCTGAGAAATGA
- a CDS encoding hypothetical protein (NECATOR_CHRIV.G14962.T1) → MKTLLTVLILIGAVLCGPHGSDEFEGRDGPGGRGGRGRGGPGGRGRPPFRPRPPPPYLRNVTEEARREYFDIVSNMNTTFAKQKEEILAWGEKYGVLTQVEEFNANMTYMKDEMKKNVTELISKLPEALQNFSALMENENQTPIQLHEAIGKLNAEDPKLYNVLKFILHQFMPRHGPRGPGKRGGRGGPWGFGGPGGEGDFGGPEGFRGQQGFGGRGGQRGFGSPGGFGSRGSEGSFEGRDGFGQPNNIEQGQEGFEEYANGIQGTQGGFGEQDNGFRF, encoded by the exons ATGAAAACACTCCTTACTGTTCTGATTCTCATTGGAGCTGTACTCTGTGGCCCTCATGGATCGGATGAGTTCGAAGGAAGAGATGGACCAGGAGGGCGTGGAGGTAGAGGTAGAGGAGGTCCTGGAGGAAGAGGTAGACCACCTTTCCGTCCTAGACCTCCACCACCGTACCTTAGAAATGTGACCGAAGAGGCACGCAGAGAATACTTCGATATTGTGTCGAACATGAACACAACTTTCGCGAAACAAAAGGAAGAGATCTTGGCATGGGGAGAGAAATATGGAGTTCTA ACTCAAGTCGAAGAGTTCAACGCGAACATGACTTACATGAAAGAcgagatgaagaaaaatgttaccGAGTTGATTTCTAAGTTGCCGGAAGCTCTCCAAAACTTCTCTGCACTTATGGAGAATGAGAACCAGACTCCTATTCAACTTCACGAAGCCATCGGCAAACTTAACGCTGAGGATCCAAAA TTGTACAATGTTCTGAAGTTCATTTTGCACCAATTCATGCCGAGACATGGACCAAGAGGACCCGGAAAGCGAGGGGGCAGAGGAGGCCCATGGGGATTCGGGGGTCCAGGTGGTGAAGGAGATTTCGGAGGACCAGAAGGATTCAGAGGACAACAAGGATTTGGGGGACGGGGAGGTCAACGGGGTTTCGGAAGTCCAGGAGGATTTGGAAGCCGAGGAAGTGAAGGAAGTTTCGAAGGAAGAGATGGTTTTGGACAGCCAAACAACATTGAACAAGGCCAGGAAGGTTTCGAGGAGTACGCAAATGGAATCCAGGGGACTCAAG GTGGATTTGGTGAGCAAGATAATGGATTCCGGTTCTAA
- a CDS encoding hypothetical protein (NECATOR_CHRIV.G14958.T2): MDRRFTVSENETLRLPNDFRLPVECKSYILTKEELSKCENRMVCTYENLKALRACGEIRLDEMNVNGYTHQHETTIVLGSSLMFSGAHYIIEQVGDIAFEELKAAIIALEEHMLGYIGNDKRYIEIYENLCSIQKLQETYSMYVITPQLESREWRDAALRNFIVREERSLLEVIVFSGILRMSRDEASRLSIKLAIDSGNSMGTLTIVRDALRSIPDVSPALAEACVHGCEFVLWRLKETLGNGSDSVPEPEMIDQSVDSVFILSRVLRILEPATAHSLSLQESVAMMHGYTNIFIQLMNQCMLDDSTSDSFSEKEHSKNEEVVGAEK, encoded by the exons ATGGACAGAAGATTCACTGTTTCCGAAAACGAGACGCTGAGATTACCTAATGATTTTCGCCTTCCTGTGGAGTGCAAATCATATATCCTAACGAAAGAAGAGCTTTCAAAATGCGAAAATCGCATGGTTTGTACCTATGAAAATCTTAAGGCTCTTAGAGCATGCGG AGAAATCAGGTTAGATGAAATGAATGTCAACGGCTACACTCACCAACATGAAACCACTATTGTTCTTGGGTCAAGCCTTATGTTCAGCGGCGCACATTACATCATAGAACAAGTTGGTGATATAGCATTTGAAGAATTAAAGGCTGCTATAATTGCCTTGGAGGAGCACATGTTGGG GTACATAGGTAACGATAAGCGCTATATAGAAATATATGAGAATCTGTGTTCGATTCAGAAACTGCAG GAGACATACAGCATGTATGTCATAACACCTCAGCTGGAAAGCAGAGAATGGCGAGATGCTGCGCTGAGAAACTTCATTGTTAGAGAGGAGCGTTCTCTACTTGAA GTTATTGTCTTTTCGGGGATACTTAGAATGTCACGTGATGAAGCCAGTCGATTGTCTATCAAACTTGCTATCGATTCGGGTAATTCGATGGGTACCCTTACAATTGTTAG GGATGCACTTCGCTCCATTCCGGACGTGTCACCGGCTCTTGCAGAAGCATGTGTTCATGGGTGCGAGTTTGTGCTCTGGCGCTTGAAAGAAACCCTCGGAAACGGCTCGGATTCAGTCCCAGAACCGGAAATGATCGATCAG TCAGTTGActctgttttcattctttcgcGAGTGCTTCGCATTCTCGAACCAGCCACCGCCCATTCTTTGAGTTTGCAGGAGTCTGTTGCGATG ATGCACGGATACACAAACATATTCATTCAATTGATGAATCAATGTATGCTGGATGACTCCACAAGCGACTCATTCAGTGAAAAGGAGCATTCGAAGAACGAAGAAGTCGTTGGTGCTGAGAAATGA
- a CDS encoding hypothetical protein (NECATOR_CHRIV.G14961.T2) codes for MKQLSVRSIRICKVVDLKTPVGFRLAQKMLTVKLPFPKDSVQMIIPQVNFPPVSGANFRIQRRPGLFDALPMHSCGKIHELCNVVDHLVGVAQFRQVVRRPVVKARLAMAGLLSLGKSLFATLAYSLPQYPVHWNLPSQKSNGMATGEKRSDLRLCTYNARTVSRDANLRAFLGAAERIKFHVVALQETKCRWSDVRPMNDGRLIIRGEKVPSRNVGSVGFVVHPSVVHLDDSHEILSPRLIILCLRPLRQKPISIIICYSPTSIADESELDAFYEELEKVIRNEKSFYKFVIGHFNANLGKVTEEEHRIGRFGQRERNENGNRLAARLFHGNSLFMKKDHRRWTWESPNGATRAEIDHMLTNRGDLHIEEDPNVDYGILLIGLRACAERASKLRTTNLDRISNTIKELLERRMTLRLGPNASHIERLVANASCRKALQEEFSNYKQKKILEAAQRRTSLRRCRREYNIPLAALLSEDETRSSSRREMEIVTERFYSNLFRSSTPVSSPIIIIGEAPPRIPPSEVRVAIKSMKPGTASGPDFIAADFLRAVAIHFM; via the exons aTGAAACAACTTTCAGTCAGATCGATTCGTATTTGCAAGGTTGTAGATCTAAAGACGCCCGTTGGATTCA GGCTCGCGCAGAAGATGCTCACTGTTAAACTGCCATTTCCGAAGGACTCGGTACAAATGATCATCCCACAGGTCAACTTTCCACCCGTGTCGGGAGCGAATTTTAGAATTCAAAGGAGACCAGGTCTTTTCGATGCGTTGCCTATGCACTCCTGTGGCAAGATCCACGAACTCTGCAATGTGGTTGACCATCTTGTTGGTGTTGCCCAGTTTCGTCAG gttgtgcgacgacctgtggtcaAAGCTAGGCTCGCCatggcagggctgcttagtttggggaaaagtctttttgccactctagcatattcactgcctcagtaccctgtaCACTGGAACCTGCCGTCTCAGAAGTCgaacggtatggcgaccggtgagaagCGATCAGATCTCAG actgtgtacttacaatgcgagaacagtgtccagaGACGCTAACCTGCGTGCctttctcggagctgcagagcgtatcaaatttcacgtagttgctctgcaggagaccaagtgcagatggagcgacgtacgaccgATGAATGACGGAAGACTcatcattcgtggagagaaggttccgtcgcgaaatgtaggcagtgttggttttgttgttcaCCCGTCCGTCGTCCATCTTgacgattctcacgagatcctgtcacctcgtctgatCATTCTTTGCCTCCgtcctctgcgccaaaaacccatcagtatcatcatctgctactcaccaacatcaatagctgatgaatccgaattggacgcgttttacgaggagctggagaaagtgatccgcaacgagaagtccttctacaaattcgttatCGGACACTTCAACGCAAATCTAGGAAAGGTTACAGAAGAGGAAcacaggatcggaagatttggacaaAGGgaacggaatgaaaatggcaatcgtctcgccgctcgcctctttcatgggaactctcttttcatgaaaaaggatcatcgtcggtggacatgggaatcgcccaatggcgcgactcgtgcggagatcgaccacatgcTCACTAACCggg GTGACttgcacatcgaggaggacccaaacgtggactacgggATACTGCTCataggattacgagcctgtgctgagcgtgcctcgaagctgCGCACGACAAatttggatcgaatttcgaacaccatcaaggaattgttggaaagaagaatgaCTTTGAGGCTTggtccgaatgcatcgcacattgagcggttagtagctaacgctagctgcagaaaagcgttgcaggaggagtTCTCGAACTacaagcagaagaagattctggaagcagcacaaagaagaacgagtctaaggAGGTGCCGCAgggaatataatattccgctagcagccttgctgagcgaagacgagACTCGCAgttcttctcgtcgtgagatggagaTCGTTACGGAGAGGTTTTACtcaaaccttttccgttcatcaactcctgtgtcaagcccgatcatcatcattggtgaagctccaccacggattcccccttcggaagtacgagtcgctatcaagagcatgaaacctggcacagcctccggacctgattttattgCAGCAGACTTCCTTCGGGCtgtggccatccacttcatgtaa